The Tenacibaculum jejuense genome includes a window with the following:
- the nrfD gene encoding NrfD/PsrC family molybdoenzyme membrane anchor subunit: MSGHYESSYREPLILGDKSYHDITEDIARPIEGKANKNWYIAFYISLAAMLWGFGCIFYTVGTGIGVWGLSKNIGWAWDITNFVWWVGIGHAGTLISAVLLLFRQKWRMAINRSAEAMTIFAVFQAGLFPIIHMGRPWNGYWVLPIPNQFGSLWVNFNSPLLWDVFAISTYLSVSLVFWWTGLLPDFATIRDRAVKPFQKKIYALLSFGWSGRAKDWQRFEEVSLVLAGLATPLVLSVHTIVSFDFATSVNPGWHSTIFPPYFVAGAIFSGFAMVQTLLGVMRKVTNLEAYITRLHIEYMNIVIILTGGIVAVAYATEFFIAWYTGSPYENYTYLSFGAEAGAYGWAFWSLMIFNIIIPQILWIKKFRRSFVVSFLVSIAINIGMWFERFDIIAIVLSKGQLPSTWWRFEPTFVDVGIFIGTIGFFFVLFLLYARTFPVIPTAEVKTILKSSGENFKKQREENNEH, encoded by the coding sequence ATGTCGGGTCATTACGAATCGTCTTATAGAGAACCTTTAATATTAGGAGATAAGAGCTATCACGATATTACAGAGGATATAGCAAGACCAATTGAAGGTAAAGCCAACAAAAATTGGTACATCGCATTCTACATTTCTTTAGCAGCAATGTTATGGGGATTTGGATGTATTTTCTACACAGTAGGAACAGGTATTGGAGTATGGGGGCTTAGCAAGAATATTGGTTGGGCATGGGATATCACCAACTTTGTATGGTGGGTAGGTATCGGTCACGCCGGAACATTAATTTCTGCGGTACTTTTATTATTCCGTCAGAAATGGAGAATGGCAATTAACCGTTCTGCAGAGGCAATGACAATCTTTGCCGTATTCCAGGCAGGTTTATTCCCTATTATTCACATGGGACGTCCTTGGAATGGATATTGGGTTTTACCTATTCCAAACCAGTTTGGTTCATTATGGGTAAACTTTAATTCACCACTTTTATGGGACGTATTTGCGATTTCTACATATTTATCGGTATCATTAGTTTTCTGGTGGACTGGTTTATTACCTGATTTCGCAACTATACGAGATAGAGCAGTAAAACCTTTCCAAAAGAAAATATATGCTTTATTGTCTTTTGGATGGTCTGGTAGAGCAAAAGATTGGCAACGTTTTGAAGAAGTGTCTTTAGTTTTAGCTGGTTTAGCTACTCCTTTAGTACTTTCGGTACATACGATTGTATCTTTTGACTTCGCAACTTCTGTGAATCCAGGATGGCACTCGACAATTTTCCCTCCTTACTTCGTTGCTGGAGCGATCTTCTCAGGATTCGCAATGGTACAGACTTTATTAGGAGTGATGCGTAAGGTAACAAACTTAGAAGCTTACATTACTCGTTTACATATCGAGTATATGAATATCGTAATTATTTTAACAGGAGGTATTGTAGCTGTAGCTTATGCAACTGAGTTCTTTATTGCATGGTATACAGGATCTCCTTATGAGAATTACACATATTTATCATTCGGAGCAGAAGCTGGAGCTTATGGTTGGGCATTCTGGTCGTTAATGATTTTCAATATCATTATTCCACAGATTTTATGGATTAAGAAATTCAGAAGAAGTTTTGTTGTTTCTTTCTTAGTTTCTATCGCAATTAACATTGGTATGTGGTTCGAGCGTTTTGATATTATCGCAATCGTATTAAGTAAAGGTCAGTTACCATCTACATGGTGGCGTTTTGAACCAACATTCGTTGACGTTGGTATATTTATTGGAACAATCGGATTCTTCTTTGTGTTATTCTTATTATACGCAAGAACATTCCCAGTAATTCCAACAGCTGAGGTTAAAACGATATTAAAATCATCTGGAGAGAATTTCAAAAAACAAAGAGAGGAGAACAATGAGCACTAA
- a CDS encoding DUF3341 domain-containing protein, which translates to MSTNKVIHALYNDDDILMDAVKKVKGEHHHIEEVYTPFPVHGLDKALGLAPTRLAITAFLYGITGTSIATWLTWYTMIADWPQDIGGKPSFSWLENMPAFVPILFELTVFFAAHLMVITFYMRSRIWPFKEAENPDPRTTDDHFLMEIPVHNNEEKLTALLETTGAVEIKVVDKH; encoded by the coding sequence ATGAGCACTAATAAAGTAATTCACGCGTTATATAATGATGATGATATCTTAATGGATGCCGTTAAGAAAGTAAAAGGAGAACATCATCATATTGAAGAGGTTTACACACCTTTCCCTGTTCACGGACTAGATAAAGCATTAGGGTTAGCTCCTACTCGTTTAGCAATCACTGCATTTTTATATGGTATTACAGGTACTTCAATCGCTACATGGTTAACATGGTATACAATGATTGCAGATTGGCCACAAGATATCGGAGGAAAGCCTAGTTTTTCTTGGCTAGAGAATATGCCAGCTTTCGTGCCAATTTTATTTGAGTTAACAGTATTTTTTGCAGCGCATCTAATGGTAATTACATTTTATATGCGTAGTAGAATTTGGCCATTTAAAGAAGCTGAAAATCCAGATCCAAGAACGACTGATGATCATTTTTTAATGGAGATACCAGTACACAATAACGAAGAAAAATTAACAGCACTTTTGGAGACTACAGGCGCTGTTGAAATTAAAGTAGTAGATAAGCATTAA
- a CDS encoding c-type cytochrome, which produces MKSLKIVITLLVVAVFASCNNKRERQVQYMPDMYVSVPYDANGASSAGDVPVNRLPVAGTVSKNGVVAYDIPDSNEGYEKAKAELKNPLKNDDKNLANGKKMYGIYCAVCHGTKGDGNGILMQREKFLGIPNYKDRDITEGSIYHVLMYGKNMMGSHSSQLTYKERWQVVQYVQKLRSELKK; this is translated from the coding sequence ATGAAGAGTTTAAAAATAGTTATTACTTTATTAGTAGTTGCAGTATTTGCCTCTTGTAACAACAAGCGTGAACGACAAGTACAGTATATGCCAGATATGTATGTATCTGTACCTTACGATGCGAATGGTGCTTCATCAGCTGGAGATGTTCCAGTGAACAGATTACCAGTGGCTGGTACTGTTAGTAAAAATGGTGTTGTAGCTTATGATATACCTGATTCTAATGAAGGATATGAGAAAGCTAAGGCTGAGTTAAAGAATCCTTTAAAGAATGATGATAAGAATTTAGCTAACGGTAAAAAAATGTATGGTATTTACTGTGCAGTTTGTCATGGTACTAAAGGTGATGGAAATGGAATTTTAATGCAGAGAGAAAAATTCTTAGGTATTCCAAACTACAAAGATAGAGACATCACAGAAGGTAGTATTTACCATGTTTTAATGTATGGTAAAAATATGATGGGATCTCATTCTTCACAACTTACTTACAAAGAGCGTTGGCAAGTTGTTCAGTATGTTCAGAAATTAAGAAGCGAATTAAAAAAATAA